One Natrinema salaciae genomic region harbors:
- the nosD gene encoding nitrous oxide reductase family maturation protein NosD: MREGTFAVVAAAVLVCSLAGAALAATAGSATDEGVDGWRADVPTVHDVAEPDADGVATVGDREFESVQAAVDAAEPGATVRLEGRFDERVTVSTPDVTLAAVERDGAVIDGGGDGQVVAIAADNVTLENVWIRNSGVDRQDRDSGVVVNGSNATLSALRLTKIQFGIWIGSVDDVTVEDSIVAGREDVSLAERGNGIHLWEATDAEVRNNSVTTVRDGIYYQWAEGVVAEDNTMWNMRYGVHYMYSNDNHLEDNVAFDNDVGFALMVSKGLTLLNNTAANNDGTSGHGILVKDVEDSEIVGNDLVGNGNGLYVHNSQDNRLESNLVLENEVGVHITAGSNGEVVSGNSFIRNGEAAFAETNSQTHWNDTERGNYWADARVADLDDDGISENRHRPAGTVERLVHEKPQAAVFAESPAFDAVELAESSFPVLETPGIIDHRPLADAPHDDWRSYYEHHDN; this comes from the coding sequence GTGAGGGAAGGCACGTTTGCCGTCGTCGCCGCGGCGGTCCTCGTCTGCTCGCTGGCGGGGGCGGCCCTCGCCGCGACGGCCGGATCGGCCACCGACGAGGGCGTCGACGGCTGGCGCGCGGACGTTCCGACCGTTCACGACGTCGCCGAACCCGACGCCGACGGCGTCGCGACGGTCGGCGACCGGGAGTTCGAGTCGGTTCAGGCGGCAGTCGACGCCGCCGAACCGGGTGCCACCGTCCGCCTCGAGGGCCGGTTCGACGAACGCGTCACCGTCTCCACGCCGGACGTGACGCTCGCGGCAGTCGAACGCGACGGCGCAGTGATCGACGGCGGCGGCGACGGGCAGGTCGTCGCGATCGCGGCCGACAACGTCACCCTCGAGAACGTCTGGATTCGGAACTCCGGCGTCGATCGGCAGGACAGGGACAGCGGAGTCGTGGTCAACGGGTCGAACGCGACGCTGTCGGCGCTCCGGCTGACCAAGATCCAGTTCGGTATCTGGATCGGCAGCGTCGACGACGTGACCGTCGAGGATTCCATCGTCGCCGGCCGCGAGGACGTGTCGCTCGCCGAACGCGGCAACGGCATCCACCTCTGGGAGGCGACCGACGCCGAGGTGCGAAACAACTCCGTCACGACCGTCCGCGACGGGATCTACTACCAGTGGGCCGAGGGCGTCGTCGCCGAGGACAACACGATGTGGAACATGCGCTACGGCGTCCACTACATGTATTCGAACGACAACCACCTCGAGGACAACGTCGCGTTCGACAATGACGTCGGCTTCGCACTGATGGTCTCGAAGGGGCTGACGCTCCTGAACAACACCGCCGCGAACAACGACGGCACGAGCGGCCACGGCATCCTCGTCAAAGACGTCGAGGACAGCGAGATCGTCGGCAACGACCTCGTCGGCAACGGCAACGGCCTCTACGTCCACAACTCCCAGGACAACCGCCTCGAATCGAATCTCGTCCTCGAGAACGAGGTCGGCGTCCACATCACGGCGGGCAGCAACGGCGAGGTCGTCTCGGGGAACAGCTTCATCCGGAACGGCGAGGCCGCGTTCGCGGAGACGAACTCGCAAACCCACTGGAACGACACCGAGCGGGGCAATTACTGGGCCGACGCGCGCGTCGCCGACCTCGACGACGACGGGATCAGCGAGAACCGCCATCGGCCCGCCGGCACCGTCGAGCGACTGGTCCACGAGAAACCGCAGGCGGCCGTCTTCGCCGAGAGTCCGGCGTTCGACGCCGTCGAACTGGCCGAGAGTTCGTTCCCCGTCCTCGAGACGCCGGGGATCATCGACCATCGACCGCTCGCGGACGCACCCCACGACGACTGGAGGTCCTACTATGAACATCACGATAACTGA